One Ammoniphilus sp. CFH 90114 genomic window carries:
- a CDS encoding DoxX family protein — MMDLGLLIIRLVIGVTFMGHGAQKLFGWFGGYGPKGTGGWMESIGIKPGVQMAILAGLSELVGGLLFASGLLTPVGAFLIASTMVVAILKVHGQNGYWSDKGGFEYQLVLIAVVIGVALIGAGSYSIDAWL, encoded by the coding sequence GGGTAACCTTTATGGGACATGGCGCTCAGAAGTTGTTTGGTTGGTTCGGAGGATATGGCCCGAAAGGAACCGGTGGTTGGATGGAATCCATCGGGATAAAACCCGGCGTTCAAATGGCGATCCTCGCTGGATTGAGTGAATTGGTAGGTGGATTGCTTTTTGCTTCCGGTTTGTTAACGCCCGTAGGAGCTTTCCTGATTGCATCTACCATGGTAGTAGCTATTTTGAAAGTTCATGGTCAAAACGGTTATTGGAGTGATAAGGGAGGATTCGAATATCAATTGGTTTTGATTGCGGTGGTTATCGGTGTGGCCCTGATTGGAGCTGGTTCTTATTCTATTGATGCATGGCTATAA
- a CDS encoding pirin family protein, whose protein sequence is MIKVYPAESRFTANHGWLKSSHSFSFAEYHDPNNMNFGPLRVLNDDFVAAGNGFGSHPHRDMEIVSIVLKGQLKHEDSTGGSEILRPGEIQRMTAGTGVVHSEFNPSNTEEVNFLQLWFLPEKRGLTPSYEQKAYDQNALKNQLLPIVSNHFKSESVASIHQDLTLYLSDLDAGNSLTFNQEANRKIFLFMIEGDVTLNEKTQLKKRDSVRITDLTELKIAGNSNAKLMLIDLP, encoded by the coding sequence ATGATCAAAGTATATCCAGCAGAATCACGTTTTACAGCAAATCACGGATGGTTAAAATCGTCCCACAGTTTTTCATTCGCTGAGTATCATGACCCGAATAACATGAATTTTGGCCCTCTTCGTGTGTTGAATGATGATTTTGTGGCCGCAGGTAATGGGTTTGGATCACATCCTCATCGTGATATGGAGATTGTGTCTATTGTTTTAAAAGGTCAATTGAAGCATGAAGATAGTACGGGCGGTTCAGAGATTCTTAGACCCGGAGAAATCCAAAGAATGACCGCAGGAACAGGGGTGGTTCACTCGGAATTTAACCCATCCAATACGGAAGAGGTCAACTTTTTGCAGCTTTGGTTTCTACCCGAGAAAAGGGGATTAACACCATCTTATGAACAAAAAGCCTATGACCAAAATGCGCTAAAAAATCAATTGCTTCCTATCGTTTCGAATCATTTTAAATCTGAAAGTGTAGCATCTATCCATCAAGATTTGACTCTATATCTGTCAGATTTAGACGCAGGAAATTCACTCACTTTTAACCAAGAGGCAAATCGCAAAATCTTTTTATTTATGATCGAAGGTGATGTGACCTTAAACGAGAAAACCCAACTGAAAAAACGAGATTCAGTAAGAATCACTGATCTTACCGAATTAAAGATCGCTGGCAATTCTAATGCAAAATTGATGTTAATTGACTTACCTTAA
- a CDS encoding DoxX family protein, giving the protein MNTNQLGALILRVVLGITFFIHGFVKFQGGIGNIAGWFESIGLPGSLAFAVATIELIGGLALIVGLGTRLVSALLAIIMIGATLKVKLAVGFLGNGQMAGWELDLAFLAMALYLALNGSYALSLGKTLGLSKREEVAAKR; this is encoded by the coding sequence ATGAACACGAATCAACTAGGAGCATTGATTTTAAGAGTAGTGTTAGGAATTACATTCTTCATTCATGGATTTGTCAAATTCCAAGGGGGCATTGGCAACATCGCTGGTTGGTTCGAAAGCATCGGGCTTCCCGGATCTCTTGCCTTTGCGGTTGCAACGATTGAACTTATAGGTGGTTTAGCACTTATTGTCGGGTTGGGAACAAGATTAGTATCCGCGCTGTTGGCAATCATTATGATTGGAGCCACTTTAAAGGTGAAATTAGCGGTTGGATTTTTGGGGAATGGTCAAATGGCTGGATGGGAGCTGGATCTTGCATTCTTAGCTATGGCACTATATTTAGCTTTGAATGGAAGTTACGCTTTATCCCTAGGAAAGACTCTAGGGCTTTCAAAAAGAGAGGAAGTAGCAGCTAAAAGGTAA